Proteins from one Thermococcus sp. M36 genomic window:
- a CDS encoding peptidase M54, which translates to MEFIAFTYVGNFMEREVIDEVVFTVFDEANRFFHENDIPLRFLYIGKLKLEPGYLISLNTPEGKMRVYPLEALVDVLHARLLHEIEERPDIRMDKIFALTTFPLVSRNPYFDFYERFLGIHETRLGLRIMVLSMKPFEPPELGELLKVASGSETPNEEIKRRVREGLSLFKDRVLKGVLHEVGHGFGLEHCSNDCVMNSPSSMEEWDSRLPGYCDSCFINLKRAVEWSEFNLGHGESK; encoded by the coding sequence ATGGAGTTTATAGCCTTCACCTACGTAGGCAACTTTATGGAGAGGGAGGTAATAGACGAGGTTGTTTTCACTGTCTTTGACGAGGCCAACCGCTTCTTCCACGAGAACGATATACCCCTGAGGTTCCTGTACATCGGGAAGCTGAAGCTCGAGCCGGGCTATCTGATAAGCCTCAACACCCCAGAGGGCAAAATGCGAGTTTACCCCCTCGAGGCTCTAGTTGATGTCCTCCACGCCAGGCTCCTCCACGAGATAGAGGAGAGGCCGGACATAAGGATGGACAAGATATTCGCCCTCACCACCTTCCCGCTCGTTTCGAGGAACCCCTACTTCGACTTCTACGAGCGCTTTTTGGGCATCCACGAGACAAGGCTTGGACTGAGGATAATGGTGCTCTCCATGAAGCCCTTTGAGCCCCCGGAACTCGGGGAACTGCTGAAGGTCGCTTCTGGCTCGGAAACTCCTAATGAAGAGATTAAACGGCGTGTTAGGGAAGGGCTTTCCCTCTTCAAGGACCGCGTCCTTAAGGGGGTCCTCCATGAAGTCGGTCACGGCTTCGGTCTTGAGCACTGCTCCAACGACTGCGTCATGAACTCACCGTCGAGCATGGAGGAGTGGGACTCACGGCTCCCCGGCTACTGCGACTCCTGCTTCATAAACCTCAAGCGAGCGGTCGAGTGGTCGGAGTTCAACCTTGGCCACGGCGAGTCCAAGTAA